In Chiloscyllium punctatum isolate Juve2018m chromosome 8, sChiPun1.3, whole genome shotgun sequence, a single window of DNA contains:
- the LOC140480919 gene encoding uncharacterized protein — MAGTAVDSLELAKASTEVATAVVAVRNAMSVVESLGKFASAAGAVGAIFGVAAAIVKLAMGNVESEELRYMKEQFQIVRNQLDVISGQIQQVLQAIEQSTVNNQYFPVEENLKNQFRKYMDILNANPEYREKEKEEFLTHFDETKGDQNLHTLYDAVMGYSAIFGKPILETAMQYDQRNRRLMEGLCCRLKELFCIGLIALVGHSAITGTDVEALKREWNEKMGKVENKMKSMIDKCINEFAEQAEIDVEKMIIEKGGRNNCECVSYILNGLSKKYDWVKWSVRVYNSVSGFDNHCVIGPNYFHFFRRNGVNAVVSYAIDPKPINESSIKQLMKGKDGWSDARKVAEHVDNNLPSGYVVHVVRRFKGLWYHSNFPASCHFWENYSGVTLCVHST, encoded by the coding sequence ATGGCAGGAACAGCAGTAGATTCCCTGGAACTGGCAAAAGCCAGCACTGAGGTTGCAACTGCAGTGGTTGCAGTGAGAAATGCGATGTCAGTTGTTGAGAGTTTAGGAAAATTCGCCTCTGCTGCTGGAGCGGTAGGAGCCATCTTTGGGGTAGCAGCAGCAATTGTTAAACTTGCTATGGGtaatgtggagagtgaggagctgagataTATGAAGGAGCAGTTCCAGATAGTCAGGAACCAGCTGGATGTCATTTCAGGTCAGATTCAGCAAGTGCTTCAGGCTATCGAACAAAGTACAGTTAATAATCAGTACTTCCCCGTTGAGGAGAATCTGAAAAACCAATTCAGGAAGTACATGGACATCCTGAACGCAAATCCGGAATACCGGGAGAAGGAGAAAGAAGAATTCCTCACACACTTCGATGAGACTAAAGGTGACCAGAACCTTCACACTCTCTATGATGCAGTGATGGGGTATTCTGCCATCTTTGGCAAACCCATTCTGGAAACTGCCATGCAATATGACCAGAGGAACCGGCGTCTGATGGAGGGGCTCTGCTGCCGCCTCAAAGAGCTCTTCTGTATTGGTCTGATTGCCCTGGTGGGTCACTCTGCTATCACTGGGACCGATGTAGAGGCATTAAAGAGAGAGTGGAATGAGAAAATGGGCAAAGTAGAGAATAAAATGAAATCCATGATAGATAAGTGCATCAATGAGTTTGCTGAGCAGGCAGAAATAGATGTTGAGAAAATGATAATTGAAAAGGGTGGAAGAAATAACTGTGAATGTGTAAGTTACATTCTCAATGGTTTATCAAAGAAATATGACTGGGTTAAATGGTCTGTACGGGTCTATAACTCTGTCAGTGGCTTCGACAATCACTGTGTCATTGGCCCCAATTATTTTCACTTTTTCAGACGCAATGGGGTTAATGCTGTTGTCTCCTATGCAATTGATCCAAAACCAATTAATGAGAGTTCCATAAAGCAGTTAATGAAGGGGAAAGATGGCTGGTCTGATGCAAGAAAAGTTGCAGAACATGTGGACAATAACCTTCCCTCTGGGTATGTTGTCCATGTAGTGAGACGCTTCAAGGGTCTGTGGTACCACAGTAACTTTCCTGCAAGTTGTCATTTCTGGGAAAATTACTCAGGTGTCACCCTGTGTGTCCATTCCACATAA